The sequence ATATTCTTCTTCTTGTTTGCCAAATATTCGCATGTCTTTGTAAAGAATGAAAATATTCGCGGTTGGTATTCTCTCTTTTATAAGCTTTGCATTCTTTATGCTATTGCCGCAACCTATTCTGCAGCAGTAAGGTCTTTGCTCATCCATTCCTACGCAGTTTATTATTACTACATTTGTAAAATTATTGCCAAGCTTGCCTTCCTTGAGCTTAGTCTCAAGCTCTAACTGAGTAATAATATTAGGATGCTTTCCATAATAATTTGAGTTTCCTAAGACTATTTCCTCGCAGCCAGTAGCTAAAACTATAGTGCCTACTTGCGAAATTTTCTCTTCTCTTCTAGCACTGCCATTACAAGTTAGCTTAACATCAAAATTACCCACATAGCCGGTAACAGCTGATATTTTGGCATTCTTAAATATCTCAATATTTTTAGTTTTTTTAAGTTGCTTCAATAATTTCTCTAATACTTTAGAAGCCTCTAGGTCTGAAGGAAAAAGTTTGTAGAGCGAATTGAGCTTTCCACCTAGCTTCTCAGCTTTCTCTACAAGGGCTACTTCAATTCCGAATTGAGCTAAAGCTATAGCAGAGTTGATACCTGCAATACCTCCGCCAACTACAAGCGCCTTCTTAGGTACTGGCAGTTCGTATTCTTTTAAAGGCTCTAGCAACGAAACTTTACTAACTGCCATTCTAACAAGAGCTTTGGCTTTTTCAGTTGCGCTATTACGCTCCTGTGAATGAACCCAAGAGCATTGGTTGCGAATATTTGCAAACTCAAGTAAATATTTATTGAGACCCACCTCTTGGATTGTATCTTGGAACAGCGGCGCATGCGTTATTGGTGAGCATGCAGCTATAACCACACGATTTAATTTGTGCTCTTCAATGCTTTCTTTGAGCCTTCTAAGAGCATCTTCAGAGCATGCGAAAAGCTCTACAGCTATATGAGCAACATATGGCAGTTGCTCTGCATATTTTGCTACCTCCTCCACATCAAGATAGCCAGCTATATTCTTACCGCATTTACAAACCCAGACACCGACTCTAGGAGACTCGTAGGGAATAGCAGTTTCTGGAGGTGAACTTTTTTTTAATGCCCTTTTTTTAATTCCTGATGACGCTTTTGCAGCAGCTGCACTAGCTTGCGCTACAGTATCTGGTATGTCTTTTGGAGCTTGCGCGCAGCCTGCCAAATAAATACCTTCTTTTGTGCTCGCTATAGGGTCTAGCAAAAGATCTTTTTGCTTAAAGAACATGTTTTCATCTAGCTCTATACCTAAAATGTCAGCAAGTTTTTTGTTCTCAATGCTAGACGCTATTGCAGAGCATAGTACTAAAAGCTCAACTTCTAACTCCTCTACTCTGTCTGTGTAAGTATCTTTGTATCTAATGCAAATATTTTTATTACGAATTTCGTAAATAGAAGAAGGTCTTCCTCTAATATATTTAATACCCATTTCCTGCGCTTTATTATAATATTGCTGAAAATCTTTTCCATAAGCTCTCAAATCCATATAAAAAATGTATATTTCTGTAGCTGGGTCAGCATCTTTAGATATAGAAGCTTCTTTAGTTGCGTACATGCAACAGACTCTTGAGCAATAAGGGTAGCCTAGTTGCTCAGACCTAGAGCCTACGCACTGAATAAAAGCTATTTTATTTGGTTTTCTTAAGTCACTAGGCCTTAAAATTTTGCCTCCAGTAGGGCCGCTTGCAGATAGTAATCTTTCATATTCTAAAGAACTAACTACGTTTTCAAATTTGCCGTAGCCATATTCTTTCCTTATTCTAGGGTCGAGCAGCTCGAACCCAGTAGCTAAAATAACAGCTCCCACTTGCAGCTCTATAATCTCTTCTTTTGCATCGAAATCAATAGAATTAGATTCGCAAGCATCAACACAATGCTTGCATTTTATTATGCCTCCTTTATTCAAACAATTTTCTAGATCTATAATATAAGTTGAAGGTACTGACTGCGGAAAAGGCGTGTAGATAGCTTTTCTAGAGCCTAATCCAGCATCAAACTCGTTTGGTAGAATTACAGGACATACCAGAGAGCATTCTCCGCAAGCAACGCAATCATCTTTTATATATCGCGGCATTAGCTTAACTTTAACTTTAAAATTACCTTTCTTACCCTCCACACTCACAACTTCTGAGTTTGTAAGCAGAGTAATATTTCCATGCCTCCCTAAAGCTACTAGTTTAGGCGCTAAAATACACATAGAGCAATCGTTGGTAGGAAATGTTTTGTCTAGTTTAGCCATATTTCCACCTATGCTAGGCCTTTTATCAACCAAATAAACTTTAATGCCCTGGTCTGCAAGGTCTAATGCGCTTTGCACTCCTGCAATTCCGCCACCTATTACTAATACAGATTGTTGCATGCGCATCTTTAAGTCTCCTTAGCTATACTCCAGATAGCGAGCTCAGGGCATATAGCCTGGCAGTAAGAGCAGTTAATACATTTATCAGGCTTTTCTACTATGGGGTAGTGATAGCCAAGCTCGTTAAAATCTTCAGATTCTTTTAAAACCTCAGCAGGACACAACTTAATACAGAAATTGCAGCCTTTGCATCTATCTTTTAGAATTTTAACTTCTCCACTTGGTATTTTCCATCTCTCTAGGTCTAAAGGCTTGCGCCAGAACTTCGTCGCTATTTCCATTTTCTTTTTGTTCGCAACATCAGTATAGAGTTTGATAAAGATATTATTTTTGATTGCAGTACAATTTGCAAACTTTTGTTGAAATTAGGCAACGGCTCTTGTAATAAGCGATTTAGTAAATACTACACCAGATATTTTCCTTACTTTCGGCATCAAATAGTTTAGAAATACATTTACATTTTCTACGCCTACTTTTACTATGATATCATATTTACCAAACACCATATAAGCTTCTATAATCTCTTGTAATTTCGATATTTCGTTATAAGCGTTTGCGTCTCTAGGCGGTTGTGTGTTCACAAGCAAAAACTCAGTGTTTTTACCAACAGTAGCTTTAGGAAATTTCAAATGCTCCGAAAATTTTTCTATCACAGGCAGTGTATCTGTAAAAGTAACGCCTGAAATTTTCCTTATTTTACTTACTACAACCTCACTAATACTGTCAATATCATCAGCTACTATTTTTACAAGTATATTATATTCTCCGGCGGTTCCGTAAACGTCCACTATTTCAGATACTCTCTGCAATTCTTTATATACCATATTATCATATTCAGGTGTTGTTGCTATCAATACATATCCTATTGCCATATTTTCTCCTAGTGAGCTACATTGCATACTACACAGATAAATATTACCAATTAAATTAAATAGCCTGTAAGAGAATATGTTTACAAATGCCTAAACTAAGAACTTTTGCTTATCGTAGAGTTCCTACCGCTAAAGGACTTGAAGCTATAGAGAAAGATAAGATAGAGCCTTACGATGTAGATTTATACGCTAATTTTAACACAGGCGTTTTAGAGCAGTATTTAGATGAGAAGTATAGGGCAACGAGCTTTTTAAGAAGGCAATGGATTTGGAAGACAGTTTTACTTGGAGTTGTTGTGGGCGGAGTGTTCACAGTAATTAATCAGTATGTTGGCCTTAAAATAGGAATGATTGTTGGCGGTAACTGGTATTTAGTTTATATTTTAGGACTTGCACTAAAGTGGCGACCTGAAGAAATAAATATTTCTGCCGGCTGTAGTACAGGCGCTAGCGCTACATGCACTGGTTTTGTCTTTACATATCCTGCAATTTTCTTACTAGCTTATCATGGAGATTATCTGGGTAGAGGCGGTGCTAGGCTGATTGGCGAAACTGTAATACCAGCAGCTTCTTTAGCTATAATTGCAACTATTATTGGAGGAATGCTCGGAGTGCTCTATTTCACTATCTTCAGGCGTATATGGCTGATTGAAGATCCTCTTCCTGTGCCTGGCTTTGAAGGCACTATTAAAATGATGGACATGGCTTACGATATATCCAAGGGCGCTGTAGAGAAGGCACTTAGAACTTTGAAATTATTTGCTGCTTGGTTCTGCGCTAGCTTTGCATTCGCATTCATACGTGATTTCCCTACAATCTTGCATGAAGGGCAGCGAATACCTATCTTCGATAGAATTTTATTAGGAAGTAAATGGTATCGTGCTGGCGATATAATCCAGCCTTACGAAACCGATGTTTACACCTACACTCATCTAGGCTTATCACTTTCGCCAATGATGTTCGCCTCAGGCTGGTTTATGAGATTTAGAAGCGCCTTTATAGTATTTGGGGGCTCAGGTTTCGCATGGTTTGTTGTAGTGCCTTTGGCTCTGATTTTCAAATATCCTTTTTACTATCCCGGCAGCGAAGCAATGGGTATTGAGGAAGGGTTTTATTCGCTACTAAACGTTGCACCATTTTTCGGCAAGCCTTCAGGTGCTATAATGGCTCACATGCAAGTTGCAATCCCAATAGGGATAGGTATAATTTTAGGAGGAGGTATTACTGCAATCATTAAAATGTCGCATTTATTCAAAAGTTTTACAAAAGACATTCTCAAGCTTAAAGGCGGTGAAAGAAAAGATTTTATCGCAGGTAGAGGCTGGTACGAATGGCCTTACTCACATATTCCTTTACTTATGATGGTTACTTTACTAGGAACTAGTATTTTGTTTATTGCTTACGGCTACCCAGTATCACAATCTTTCAGTCTTGGCGTTGTGATGGTAGTAGTTACTCTTTTCATTTCTGCAATTGCAGTCAAGACAATGGGTGAAATAAGGTCAACGCCTGTCTCTGCATGCTCTTTCATTACTTTAATGCTACTTGTAGGCATATTTTACGTTTTAGGAACTGATGTACAAACTCTTTTGGTAATGGCTTTGGTGGGCACTGCTGTTTTCGGTAGNNNNNNNNNNNNNNNNNNNNNNNNNNNNNNNNNNNNNNNNNNNNNNNNNNNNNNNNNNNNNNNNNNNNNNNNNNNNNNNNNNNNNNNNNNNNNNNNNNNACTGATGTACAAACTCTTTTGGTAATGGCTTTGGTGGGCACTGCTGTTTTCGGTAGTGCAGTCTCTCTTTCCGCAGATATAATTGGCGATTTCAAAATAGGTATCTATTGCGGTACTAAACCTTACAATTTAATCAAAGGCGAGCTTACTGGCTTAGTGCCTGGCGCTTTTATTGCAGTTACTGCAGCTACTATTTTCTCGATAGGGCTAGCAAAAGGAGAATTACAGCTAGTTGCACCTCAGGCAAAGGCTTTTGCAGGCTTTTCGCTAGCTTTAATGGGTGGCGCAGCACCTTGGAATTTGATTATTCTAGGATTCTTTACAGGTATATTTATAGAAATAATTACTGGGATGGGCACTTCTTTTGGATTGGGCTTGTACTTCCCACTGCCTGTATCACTAACTATTTTGCTTGGAGGCGCAATGCGCAATTTATGGGAGGCTAAATGGCTAAAGCCTAAAGCAGAAGCTGAAGGATGGGATGATAGAACAAAAACGATGAAATTAATAGATAGCTATATTATCTGTATAGGGCTTGTTGTAGGAGAAGCTTTACTAGGAACAATTGTAGCTATATATGTTATGTGCTTCTAGAATATCGGCAAATATAACTTGCCGCCACATTTAGGGCAAATTTAGAGTTAACGGAAGGTATAGTTCGCCACCGCATTTTGGACAGATATCGTTTTTAGTATATTCTTTATAGCAGATAGGACATATTGTTATTTTGCATTTTTTGCATTCTCTATAGCGAATATAAATTTTTATATTCCAATAAAAGATTATCTTAAAAGGGGCTGTGGGGTAGCTTGGTCTATCCTTGGGCGCTTGGGACGCTCAGACTCCAGTTCGAATCTGGGCAGCCCCATAACTTTTTGCTCGAATTTCGTGCAGAGAGTTTAAGATAAGTAGGAGAGCTTCAAAAAATGACGTCTCTAGGTATAGACCTCGCTGGAAAAGAAAAAAACAAAACTGGCATTTGTATTTTGGATGGTAATGTACCAAAGACCTTCGTTCTTCACACTGACAGCGAGATTATAGAGTGTGTCAAGGCAACGAAACCGGATATTGTAGCTATAGACGCGCCTTTCTTGCTAAAGCCCAAAATTAGGAAATGCGATCGCGAGCTCAAGAAGTACGGTGCTTTTGCACCTATAATGAAGAGCATGCATGAGTTATCGAAAAGAGGTTATCTCCTTGCAAAGGAATTAGAAAAACTTAACTTTAAAGTTATAGAAGTATTTCCAACTGCGAGCGCGAAAATTTTAGGGATTTATAGTAAAGATCTTGCTGTCGCAAAGAGAAATCTTTCTGAGCTTGGTTTAATATTAAAAAATGAAATTTTTACAAAGCACGAGCTTGATGCTATAATCTCTGCTTATACCGGCGCGCTTTACTTGAGAAATCTGACTGAAGATGTGGGCGACGCTGTGGAAGGAACTATAGTAATACCTAAAATGAAAAAATTATTATTCTAGTTGCTGTTATTCATCTTGATAAAAAAATGTTCTGCCCTAACTGCAAATCTTTAATGTATCCTTACCAAGGCAAACTTAAATGCAAGAAGTGCCAGACTGAGAAAGAGATTGAGAGCAGTATTATCGTGGGCACGCCGCCAAGAGAGAGCGAGCTGAAAATTATTGAAAAGAGAGAAGATACTTTGCCTAGGACAAGAATAGAATGTCCGGAATGCAATAACAAAGAAGCTCACTGGGTAATTAAGCAGATAAGAGGCGGTGACGAGCCTGAAACTAAATTTTATATCTGTACTAGATGTAGGTACGTATGGCGAGAAGAATAAGTCCTAAAGTATCTGACTAGTATAATACAACTTAGGTTTTTTAAATATTATATCCTAATTAAAATATTAATGGTCTTAAGACTGAAAAATTCGTCTAAATACAAGCCTATAGCAGAATTTTCCAATGGTAAGCTTATTATAAAATGTAAAGACTGCTCTAATTATAACAACGATAACTCAAAGCTTGGAAGCATTTGTATTAAATGTATATTACAGCAGCTTTGTGAGAAGCCCAACCCCGAGAGAATAGTTTTGAGTCACTACATAGAGCGCGAGTATTTCGGCGCTAGCGTGTCAATACTTAA comes from Candidatus Thermoplasmatota archaeon and encodes:
- a CDS encoding FAD-dependent oxidoreductase, whose translation is MRMQQSVLVIGGGIAGVQSALDLADQGIKVYLVDKRPSIGGNMAKLDKTFPTNDCSMCILAPKLVALGRHGNITLLTNSEVVSVEGKKGNFKVKVKLMPRYIKDDCVACGECSLVCPVILPNEFDAGLGSRKAIYTPFPQSVPSTYIIDLENCLNKGGIIKCKHCVDACESNSIDFDAKEEIIELQVGAVILATGFELLDPRIRKEYGYGKFENVVSSLEYERLLSASGPTGGKILRPSDLRKPNKIAFIQCVGSRSEQLGYPYCSRVCCMYATKEASISKDADPATEIYIFYMDLRAYGKDFQQYYNKAQEMGIKYIRGRPSSIYEIRNKNICIRYKDTYTDRVEELEVELLVLCSAIASSIENKKLADILGIELDENMFFKQKDLLLDPIASTKEGIYLAGCAQAPKDIPDTVAQASAAAAKASSGIKKRALKKSSPPETAIPYESPRVGVWVCKCGKNIAGYLDVEEVAKYAEQLPYVAHIAVELFACSEDALRRLKESIEEHKLNRVVIAACSPITHAPLFQDTIQEVGLNKYLLEFANIRNQCSWVHSQERNSATEKAKALVRMAVSKVSLLEPLKEYELPVPKKALVVGGGIAGINSAIALAQFGIEVALVEKAEKLGGKLNSLYKLFPSDLEASKVLEKLLKQLKKTKNIEIFKNAKISAVTGYVGNFDVKLTCNGSARREEKISQVGTIVLATGCEEIVLGNSNYYGKHPNIITQLELETKLKEGKLGNNFTNVVIINCVGMDEQRPYCCRIGCGNSIKNAKLIKERIPTANIFILYKDMRIFGKQEEEYFADVLKNVRPFLIRYDREPEVEIENNLIKVRVKDLLLNEDLEIATDLLVLTPLLEGSRDVEELKKILKLPTGAGDFWQEAHAKLRPLDFNTDGIYLCGSAQYPKNLADCTAQAYGSAARAGIPMLKGFVRAEGIVSTVDKNRCSGCGICIAICPYDAIQLVEGIAKVNEVVCKGCGACVA
- a CDS encoding 4Fe-4S binding protein, whose product is MEIATKFWRKPLDLERWKIPSGEVKILKDRCKGCNFCIKLCPAEVLKESEDFNELGYHYPIVEKPDKCINCSYCQAICPELAIWSIAKET
- a CDS encoding Lrp/AsnC ligand binding domain-containing protein, with the translated sequence MAIGYVLIATTPEYDNMVYKELQRVSEIVDVYGTAGEYNILVKIVADDIDSISEVVVSKIRKISGVTFTDTLPVIEKFSEHLKFPKATVGKNTEFLLVNTQPPRDANAYNEISKLQEIIEAYMVFGKYDIIVKVGVENVNVFLNYLMPKVRKISGVVFTKSLITRAVA
- a CDS encoding OPT/YSL family transporter — encoded protein: MPKLRTFAYRRVPTAKGLEAIEKDKIEPYDVDLYANFNTGVLEQYLDEKYRATSFLRRQWIWKTVLLGVVVGGVFTVINQYVGLKIGMIVGGNWYLVYILGLALKWRPEEINISAGCSTGASATCTGFVFTYPAIFLLAYHGDYLGRGGARLIGETVIPAASLAIIATIIGGMLGVLYFTIFRRIWLIEDPLPVPGFEGTIKMMDMAYDISKGAVEKALRTLKLFAAWFCASFAFAFIRDFPTILHEGQRIPIFDRILLGSKWYRAGDIIQPYETDVYTYTHLGLSLSPMMFASGWFMRFRSAFIVFGGSGFAWFVVVPLALIFKYPFYYPGSEAMGIEEGFYSLLNVAPFFGKPSGAIMAHMQVAIPIGIGIILGGGITAIIKMSHLFKSFTKDILKLKGGERKDFIAGRGWYEWPYSHIPLLMMVTLLGTSILFIAYGYPVSQSFSLGVVMVVVTLFISAIAVKTMGEIRSTPVSACSFITLMLLVGIFYVLGTDVQTLLVMALVGTAVFG
- a CDS encoding OPT/YSL family transporter, producing TDVQTLLVMALVGTAVFGSAVSLSADIIGDFKIGIYCGTKPYNLIKGELTGLVPGAFIAVTAATIFSIGLAKGELQLVAPQAKAFAGFSLALMGGAAPWNLIILGFFTGIFIEIITGMGTSFGLGLYFPLPVSLTILLGGAMRNLWEAKWLKPKAEAEGWDDRTKTMKLIDSYIICIGLVVGEALLGTIVAIYVMCF
- a CDS encoding DUF429 domain-containing protein → MTSLGIDLAGKEKNKTGICILDGNVPKTFVLHTDSEIIECVKATKPDIVAIDAPFLLKPKIRKCDRELKKYGAFAPIMKSMHELSKRGYLLAKELEKLNFKVIEVFPTASAKILGIYSKDLAVAKRNLSELGLILKNEIFTKHELDAIISAYTGALYLRNLTEDVGDAVEGTIVIPKMKKLLF
- a CDS encoding transcription factor S, producing MFCPNCKSLMYPYQGKLKCKKCQTEKEIESSIIVGTPPRESELKIIEKREDTLPRTRIECPECNNKEAHWVIKQIRGGDEPETKFYICTRCRYVWREE